A single genomic interval of Pseudochaenichthys georgianus chromosome 3, fPseGeo1.2, whole genome shotgun sequence harbors:
- the LOC117462114 gene encoding intestinal mucin-like protein, whose translation MIDNYYCGAADCLSCPQSITVFYKSYKIFITQKDINGMFKNQISVNDRHVSPAYQNGDFRMTTTGIDTVLVIPKIHAKIIFSGLIFSITLPYSQFGNNTWGQCGTCDNNRTDDCMLPSGQIDSSCPNMAHEWHTNGSSCKQPPPTPKPTPTPDTCNTSICEIIKSSVFEACHKVVDYRPSVEACEFDVCHVHINHVGCISLQIYAEVCALAGICIDWRNSTKGQCVYTCPSPKVCQPCGPPVEPTCDLWYNQKFIETVNEFSEMDSVKMEGCFCPSGTNLLSSASDECVPTCEICRLANGKWIEANSTWTEDCNVCICKEDTLKVTCSHVSCPAPPPVSCKEPGQVKVNNTVGCCQEDKCECDVKQCPGVVPPCPVGYTLHTTVGVCCSSCVPIPDVCVFNNLAYQVGDLVPMKSCETCICSSRTNASSHLNIIDCQPLPCDTHCPVGYEYQVSPAQCCGHCVQVGCVVAFPNSTHALKPGTVWSPAGNPCVKFECVKIANHFITVEAKTMCPPYDPAECIPGTETVAPGGCCHTCIHRGQPCSVSSTAVTVESQGCNSKEVVNVTSCAGACGTFTFYSTKMRALQHTCSCCQEVATSERQIQLSCPDSTEISYSYTHIETCACLDTDCSVVRRGQTSAPAAGSRRRRR comes from the exons ATGATTGACAACTACTATTGTGGAGCAGCTGATTGCTTGTCCTGTCCTCAGTCCATCACAGTCTTCTACAAAAGCTACAAGATCTTTATAACGCAAAAGGATATAAATGGCATGTTTAAAAATCAG ATTTCCGTCAATGACAGGCATGTAAGTCCTGCATACCAGAACGGTGACTTCCGTATGACCACCACTGGTATTGATACAGTGCTTGTCATCCCTAAAATCCATGCCAAGATCATCTTCTCAGGGCTCATATTCAGCATCACCCTGCCCTATAGTCAATTTGGCAACAACACCTGGGGACAGTGTG GCACATGTGATAACAACCGGACAGATGACTGCATGTTGCCCAGTGGCCAAATTGATTCTTCATGTCCTAATATGGCACACGAGTGGCATACTAACGGCAGCAGCTGTAAACAACCTCCTCCCACACCAAAACCAACTCCTACGCCCGATACCTGCAATACAAGCATCTGTGAGATCATCAAGAGCAG TGTATTTGAAGCTTGCCACAAGGTCGTTGACTACCGTCCTTCTGTGGAGGCCTGTGAGTTTGACGTTTGTCACGTGCACATTAATCACGTTGGCTGCATCAGCTTACAAATTTACGCCGAAGTCTGCGCTTTGGCTGGAATATGCATCGACTGGAGGAATTCCACCAAAGGACAGTGTG TATATACATGTCCAAGTCCCAAAGTGTGTCAGCCCTGTGGCCCTCCGGTGGAGCCTACCTGTGATCTCTG GTACAACCAGAAGTTTATCGAGACTGTCAATGAGTTCAGTGAGATGGATAGTGTGAAGATGGAGGGTTGCTTCTGCCCCAGTGGCACCAACCTCCTCTCCTCCGCCTCTGATGAATGTGTTCCTACCTGTG AAATATGTCGACTGGCAAATGGAAAATGGATAGAG GCCAATTCTACGTGGACAGAAGACTGTAACGTGTGTATTTGTAAGGAGGACACCCTGAAGGTCACATGCAGTCACGTGTCCTGTCCAGCACCGCCACCTGTCAGCTGTAAGGAGCCGGGTCAGGTTAAAGTCAATAATACTGTTGGCTGCTGTCAAGAGGATAAGTGTG AGTGCGATGTGAAGCAGTGCCCTGGGGTTGTGCCGCCCTGTCCTGTGGGTTATACTCTCCACACCACTGTGGGAGTCTGCTGTTCGTCCTGCG TGCCCATTCcggatgtgtgtgttttcaacaACCTTGCATATCAG GTTGGAGACTTAGTGCCCATGAAGTCATGTGAGACGTGCATATGTAGTTCCCGGACAAATGCCAGCAGCCACCTGAACATCATAGACTGTCAGCCATTACCATGTGACACACACTGCCCTGTG GGTTATGAGTACCAGGTCAGCCCTGCTCAGTGCTGTGGACATTGTGTCCAGGTCGGCTGCGTTGTCGCATTTCCCAACTCCACACACGCATTAAAG CCTGGAACCGTTTGGAGTCCCGCTGGGAACCCCTGTGTGAAGTTTGAGTGTGTGAAGATTGCTAATCACTTCATTACTGTTGAGGCCAAGACCATGTGTCCTCCCTACGACCCAGCAGAATGCATACCG GGAACTGAGACCGTCGCTCCAGGCGGATGCTGCCACACCT GTATTCACAGAGGTCAGCCCTGCAGTGTGAGCAGCACTGCTGTGACCGTGGAGAGCCAGGGATGCAACTCCAAAGAGGTTGTCAATGTCACGTCCTGCGCCGGAGCATGTGGAACCTTCACCTT TTACTCTACCAAAATGCGAGCTCTGCAGCACACCTGCTCCTGCTGCCAGGAGGTGGCTACGTCTGAGAggcagatccagctctcctgccCCGACAGCACAGAGATCAGCTACAGCTACACCCACATCGAGACCTGCGCCTGCCTGGACACCGACTGCTCTGTGGTGCGCCGCGGGCAGACCTCTGCTCCAGCTGCCGGCTCTCGCCGACGCAGGAGATAA
- the LOC117462342 gene encoding mucin-2-like — protein MSEMGQTVTCNKYVGFICNNKQQGLQQQCFDYEIRFKCCGCQTPSTTGPTTPSTPSTTVPTLTPSTTITTTPSTTTETTTSQPTTTAPCPGGHDMTCGWSEWINLGEPTTGPNGGDDESIQKIISDGYHICSAPEEVQCRSVLYPGLPMSEMGQTVTCNKDVGFVCNNKQQGLQQQCFDYEIRFKCCGCQTHSTTGPTTPSTPSTTVPTLTPSTTITTTPSTTTETTPSTTGLTTTSMPSTTVTTTTPSTPSTTVTTTTPSTTGTTTTPSTPSTTVTTTTPSTPSTTVTTTTPSTPSTTVTTTTPSTPSTTVTTTTPSTPSTTIIVHCQCFHNGTTFPAGKYC, from the exons ATGTCAGAGAtgggacaaactgtgacttgcaacaaatatgttggtttCATTTGCAACAACAAACAACAGGGGCTTCAGCAACAATGTTTTGATTATGAGATTAGATTTAAATGCTGTGGGTGTCAAACACCTTCCACTACAGGACCTACTACACCCTCAACGCCTTCCACTACAGTTCCAACCTTGACACCTTCAACTACAATCACCACTACACCTTCTACCACAACTGAAACAACAACATCTCAGCCAACTACAACTGCACCTTGTCCTGGTGGACATGATATGACATGTGGTTGGTCGGAATGGATCAATCTGGGAGAGCCAACCACAGGCCCAAATGGTGGAGATGATGAATCAATCCAGAAGATAATCTCTGATGGGTATCATATATGCTCAGCTCCTGAAGAAGTCCAGTGTAGATCTGTTCTTTACCCAGGTCTTCCCATGTCAGAGAtgggacaaactgtgacttgcaACAAAGATGTTGGTTTCGTTTGCAACAACAAACAACAGGGGCTTCAGCAACAATGTTTTGATTATGAGATTAGATTTAAATGCTGTGGGTGTCAAACACATTCCACTACAGGACCTACTACACCCTCAACACCTTCCACTACAGTTCCAACCTTGACACCTTCAACTACAATCACCACTACACCTTCCACCACAACTGAAAC AACACCTTCCACTACAGGACTAACTACAACCTCAATGCCCTCCACCACAGTAACAACTACAACACCCTCAACTCCCTCCACCACAGTAACAACTACAACACCCTCAACTACAGGAACAACTACAACACCCTCAACTCCCTCCACCacagtaacaactactacaCCCTCAACTCCCTCCACCacagtaacaactactacaCCCTCAACTCCCTCCACCacagtaacaactactacaCCCTCAACTCCCTCCACCACAGTAACAACTACAACACCCTCAACTCCTTCCACTACGATAATTGTACACTGCCAATGTTTTCATAATGGTACAACATTTCCTGCTGGTAAGTACTGTTAA